A window of the Cannabis sativa cultivar Pink pepper isolate KNU-18-1 chromosome X, ASM2916894v1, whole genome shotgun sequence genome harbors these coding sequences:
- the LOC115701199 gene encoding 26S proteasome regulatory subunit S10B homolog B, producing MSDGEDALRRRTVITDYRKKLLQQRELESRVRHVRDSLRSSKKEFNKTEDDLKSLQSVGQIIGEVLRPLNNERLIVKASSGPRYVVGCRTKVDKEKLTSGTRVVLDMTTLTIMRALPREVDPVVYNMLHEDPGNVSYSAVGGLSDQIRELRESIELPLMNPELFLRVGIKPPKGVLLYGPPGTGKTLLARAIASNIDANFLKVVSSAIIDKYIGESARLIREMFGYARDHQPCIIFMDEIDAIGGRRFSEGTSADREIQRTLMELLNQLDGFDQLGKVKIIMATNRPDVLDPALLRPGRLDRKIEIPLPNEQSRMEILKIHAAGIAKHGEIDYEAVVKLAEGFNGADLRNICTEAGMSAIRVERDYVIHEDFMKAVRKLNEAKKLESSSHYNADFGKE from the exons ATGAGCGATGGAGAAGATGCACTCCGACGTCGTACTGTCATTACCGACTATCGCAAGAAACTCCTTCAGCAGAGAGAGCTCGAGTCTAGAGTTCGAcacg TGAGGGATAGTTTAAGAAGTTCAAAGAAAGagtttaacaaaacagaagatGATTTGAAGTCTCTTCAAAGTGTTGGGCAGATTATTGGAGAAGTCCTCAGGCCTCTCAACAATGAACGAT TGATTGTGAAAGCAAGCAGTGGACCTAGGTATGTCGTTGGCTGTCGCACCAAAGTAGATAAGGAAAAGCTTACTTCTGGCACAAGGGTGGTTCTTGACATGACAACACTCACAATAATGCGAGCTCTTCCACGCGAA GTTGACCCAGTTGTTTATAATATGCTTCATGAAGACCCCGGCAATGTTAGTTATTCTGCTGTGGGTGGTTTATCTGATCAAATTAGAGAATTGAGAGAATCTATTGAGTTACCTCTCATGAATCCAGAACTCTTCCTGAGAGTTGGGATCAAACCTCCCAAG GGTGTTCTTTTGTATGGCCCTCCTGGTACTGGTAAAACTTTGCTAGCAAGAGCAATTGCAAGTAACATTGACGCCAACTTTTTAaag GTTGTTTCAAGTGCTATAATTGATAAGTACATTGGAGAAAGTGCTCGTTTGATACGTGAAATGTTTGGATATGCCCGTGATCACCAG CCCTGCATTATATTCATGGATGAAATTGATGCCATTGGTGGGCGTCGTTTTAGTGAGGGAACAAGTGCTGATCGTGAGATTCAGAGGACACTGATGGAGTTACTTAATCAGCTTGACGGATTTGACCAGCTTGGAAAG GTTAAAATAATAATGGCAACAAATCGACCAGATGTTCTAGATCCTGCCCTTCTTCGCCCAGGTCGACTGGATAGGAAGATAGAGATTCCCTTACCAAATGAGCAATCAAGAATGGAAATCCTTAAGATTCATGCTGCTGGTATAGCCAAACATGGTGAAATTGATTATGAAGCTGTGGTAAAGCTTGCAGAG GGCTTTAATGGGGCTGATCTCCGAAATATTTGCACTGAGGCGGGAATGTCAGCAATCCGTGTAGAGCGGGACTATGTCATTCATGAAGATTTCATGAAG GCTGTACGGAAGCTAAATGAAGCGAAGAAACTCGAATCAAGTTCACATTACAATGCAGATTTCGGAAAAGAGTAA
- the LOC115701221 gene encoding uncharacterized protein LOC115701221: MEDQVKNVVMVGVISWSISFMLIRNILPNRSFGFCNRLVSSMHAILAVILASLSVEDWNCPVCPVASNSSSKQVTTLAVTLSYLIYDLICCQFDKQFSLDNTIHHLVSIVGIGAGLAYGKSGSELVAALWVSELSTPFLHLRELVKELGYKDTDLNLAADISFAVVFSVARMVLGSYVTCVTVVANNPLVIQAMAVGLLLLSAFWFFKIVRMVKYKLKRRSSTNTKHA, from the exons atggaggaTCAAGTAAAGAATGTGGTTATGGTGGGAGTTATTTCATGGTCAATATCATTTATGTTAAtaagaaatattttaccaaacCGTTCTTTTGGATTCTGCAATCGACTTGTTTCTTCAATGCATGCAATTCTAGCTGTGATTTTAGCTTCACTGTCTGTTGAAGATTGGAACTGCCCTGTTTGTCCTGTGGCTTCAAATTCTTCTTCTAAACAG GTGACAACATTAGCTGTGACCCTCTCTTATCTCATATACGATCTGATTTGTTGTCAATTTGATAAACAATTTAGTCTTGATAATACCATTCACCATTTGGTTAGCATTGTTGGAATCGGCGCAGGTCTTGCCTATGGAAAG aGTGGTTCAGAATTGGTGGCAGCACTGTGGGTATCTGAACTCTCTACTCCTTTTCTACACTTAAGAGAACTCGTTAAAGAATTAGGTTACAAAGATACTGACTTAAACTTGGCTGCTGAT ATTTCTTTTGCAGTAGTATTTTCAGTTGCAAGGATGGTACTAGGATCTTATGTAACTTGCGTAACTGTTGTGGCAAACAATCCTCTTGTCATACAG GCCATGGCAGTGGGATTGCTGCTCCTCAGCGCATTCTGGTTCTTCAAGATTGTAAGAATGGTCAAATATAAACTGAAAAGAAGGTCGTCCACAAACACAAAACATGCCTGA